The following proteins are encoded in a genomic region of Gimesia algae:
- a CDS encoding transthyretin-like family protein → MSLLSLSLLFLSACGGGSDTPPLGTVSGVVTLDDKPLADAEVTFQPEKGRPSLGKTDSQGNYTLAYTVNENGALIGPHQVIITTAVEAFSDETGGGQDREARPEILPPKYNAQTTLTAEVKPGSNTIDFPLKSKE, encoded by the coding sequence ATGTCTCTTCTCAGCCTCTCCCTGCTGTTCCTGTCAGCCTGCGGCGGAGGCAGCGACACGCCCCCCCTGGGCACCGTCTCCGGCGTCGTAACCCTGGATGACAAACCACTGGCAGACGCGGAAGTCACCTTCCAGCCCGAAAAGGGACGTCCTTCCCTGGGAAAAACCGACAGCCAGGGAAATTATACACTGGCCTACACCGTGAATGAAAACGGCGCCCTGATCGGCCCGCACCAGGTCATCATCACGACCGCCGTCGAAGCCTTCTCCGACGAAACCGGCGGCGGCCAGGATAGAGAAGCCCGCCCGGAAATCCTCCCCCCCAAATACAACGCCCAGACCACCCTCACCGCAGAAGTCAAACCGGGCTCGAACACAATTGACTTCCCGCTGAAGTCGAAAGAGTGA